The Bacteroidales bacterium DNA segment CGCAAAGCACGATTCCCATCGGACAGCTGAACGGAAGCGAACCAAATACCATTGAAACAACCGTTCCTTTTCTGACCATAGCCCCTGATTCCCGGTCAGGTGCGATGGGAGATATTGGTGCGGCAACAACTCCCGACATCAATTCCCAGCACTGGAATCCGGCCAAATATGCTTTTATTAAAGAAAAAGGAGGAGTAGCTCTCTCTTATACACCATGGCTTCGCAATCTGGTGAACGACATCAACCTGGCCTACCTGATTGGATATTACCGTATTGATCGCCAGCAGGTTATAAGTGGTTCACTGCGGTATTTTTCGCTGGGGCAGATTGATTTTACTGACAATAACGGGAATTTCATTAAGCCTTTCAATCCGAACGAATTTGCCATTGATGCCGGATATGCCCGCCTCTTTTCCGATAAAATTTCAGGAGCAATTGCGTTTCGCTTCATACGGAGCGATCTGACAGGAAACATTTATGTGGAAGGTGTGGGCGGAGAAACAAAACCCGGTGTGGCCTTTGCTGCCGATGTTGCAACATACTACCATACCCCGGTAAAGTTAAAGGATAAGGATGGAGAACTGGCGTTTGGGGTTGATATTTCCAATATCGGTACCAAGATATCGTATACTGATAATCAGCAAAAGAGCTTTATTCCCATTGACCTGCGAATTGGCAGCCGGCTGACTACTGAACTGGACGAATTCAATTCCCTGTCGTTTGCCCTCGATCTGAACAAGTTGCTTGTGCCGACAAGTCCCATCTACGATACGGCTACGGTAAACGGAAAACCAAAGATTTTGTACGGCAAAGATCCCAATGTATCGGTACCCGTCGGTATGCTCCAGTCGTTTTATGATGCCCCCGGAGGATTCAAGGAAGAAATGCGCGAAATTATGTTTTCAGCCGGGGTTGAATACATTTACAGGAGCCAGTTTGCCGTGCGGGGAGGATATTTCCATGAGGACAAGACCAAAGGCAACCGCAAGTATTTTACCGTTGGTTTTGGAATGAAGCTGAATGTATTTGGGCTCGACTTTGCCTATCTTGTGCCTGTTTCAGGACGTCAGAATCCGCTGGCCAATACGGTGAGGTTTACCCTTTCCTTCCTGTTTGAAAAGCAGAAGAAGAGCAAATAGCTGATATATTTCCAAAAAAACTGCCGGAAAGATGGCATTTGTTTCCGGCAGAACAGTTTATCAGGAAGCCACAATCAGTACAGATACATGCGGATAGGATTCGGATATGATATTCACAGGCTGAAGGAAGGAATTCCTTTGGTGCTTGGCGGTGTGAATGTTCCTTCCGACAGGGGATGTGTGGCACATTCCGACGGGGATGTTCTTCTTCATGCCCTTATGGATGCCATGCTCGGAGCGGCAGGATTGCGCGATATCGGGTGGCACTTTCCCGACAGCTCCGAAGAGTTCAGGGGTATTGACAGTAAAAAACTTCTTGTACGGGTGAGAGATCTTATTTCGGAACAGGGGTTCAGGGTTGGGAACATCGATACCACAGTACTGCTGGAAAAGCCCAGAATCAGGGATTTTATTCCCCAGATGCAGCAGGTACTGGCCTCTCTTTTGAATATTTCTCCTTCGCAGATTGGAATCAAGGCCGGAACGAATGAGGGTGTGGGAGAAGTGGGTCAGGGCCTGGCTGTTGCCGCCTGGGCTGTGGTTCTTCTGGAAGAAAAGTAAACGGTACCGCATGGCTGATATGGCGCAGGGAAATACTCAGGAGCTTCAGGTGCTGGTTTTTCAACGCAACGATTGTTCTGTTTGTCACGCTATTGAACCAAAGCTGAAGGAACTTTTCAGCCGATATGCCTTGTTGCA contains these protein-coding regions:
- a CDS encoding 2-C-methyl-D-erythritol 2,4-cyclodiphosphate synthase, whose product is MRIGFGYDIHRLKEGIPLVLGGVNVPSDRGCVAHSDGDVLLHALMDAMLGAAGLRDIGWHFPDSSEEFRGIDSKKLLVRVRDLISEQGFRVGNIDTTVLLEKPRIRDFIPQMQQVLASLLNISPSQIGIKAGTNEGVGEVGQGLAVAAWAVVLLEEK
- the porV gene encoding type IX secretion system outer membrane channel protein PorV; the protein is MAQIKTAKLVFLSIVFMTVQFVVQAQSTIPIGQLNGSEPNTIETTVPFLTIAPDSRSGAMGDIGAATTPDINSQHWNPAKYAFIKEKGGVALSYTPWLRNLVNDINLAYLIGYYRIDRQQVISGSLRYFSLGQIDFTDNNGNFIKPFNPNEFAIDAGYARLFSDKISGAIAFRFIRSDLTGNIYVEGVGGETKPGVAFAADVATYYHTPVKLKDKDGELAFGVDISNIGTKISYTDNQQKSFIPIDLRIGSRLTTELDEFNSLSFALDLNKLLVPTSPIYDTATVNGKPKILYGKDPNVSVPVGMLQSFYDAPGGFKEEMREIMFSAGVEYIYRSQFAVRGGYFHEDKTKGNRKYFTVGFGMKLNVFGLDFAYLVPVSGRQNPLANTVRFTLSFLFEKQKKSK